The sequence below is a genomic window from Candidatus Hydrogenedentota bacterium.
ATGGCCTTCGTGGCGGGCGTTATCGCGGCTTCGATCTCGGCCGGATTGATGTTGTAGGTAACGGGGTCCACGTCAACGAAATCGATTTCGGCGCCGAGGGTGACCGGGGCCGCGGCCGTCGCAATCCACGTTATCGGAGTCGTGATTACGCGATCGCCCGGCTTGATGTCGAGGCCCACCAGGGACAGGAACAGGGCGGCGGTGCCATTGCTGACACAGCGGGCGTATTCCACGCCGCAATACTCCGCGAAAGCCTTCTCGAAGGCGACACACGCGTTCCCGCTGGTCGGCGCATTCTCGCGCAATACGCGCAGCACGGCCGCTTCCTCTTCCGGGCCGTACTGGCTCCCGAACTTGATGGTGAGTTCGTCCCGCATAGTCGCTTCAATTCCCGAAGATGAGGTTGAGAGCCCGGTCGAGGTCGCACATGGGGGTCTTCAGCACGTCTCTGGCAAGGGCGTTGTCCAGCGACACGTCATCGGGCCGGGGGGCGCGGCCTTCGAAGTCGTTGGAGTTGATCGGGACGACAAGGTTCTCGCTGCAACCGAGTTTTCGGGCGATCTGCCGCGCCATGTCGCAGCGGTTGAGCCGCGTCGATCCAGCCAGGTTGATCACGCCGCGAAAATCGTTCTCGGCCAGCTCGACGAGGGACTTGCCGAGGGTAATGACATCGACCGGGGAGCGAACTTCGTTTTCCGGGATGTGGATCTCGTCGCCCTGGCGCAGGCTTGCCTCCATCTTGGCGAGGAACGAGTTTCCGGCGCCGCCCAGCGGAAGACCGATGACGAGCGCCACGCGCGCGATGGCGTGATTCTCCAGGGCGTCGTGCACGAGGACCTCCGCGGCCACTTTCGTCCGGCCATAGAAGTTCACGGGATTCACGGGCGCGTTTTCGCTGTAGAGGCCCTCCTTCCCGTCAAACACGTTGTCCGTGGAGCAGAATACGAATCGCGCGCCGTGCAGTGCCGCGAGCGCGGCCAGTCGCCGGGTGGATTCGGTGTTGATCGCCGCGGCCTCGGCCTGGTGCGCCTCCGAGTAATCGATGTTCGCGATGGCGGCGATGTGCAGGATGGCATCGGGCCTCACGGCGGCCACCAGATCGGCGGTGGCGGCCCGGTCGCAGATGTCCATCGCGTGATGAACAACGTTGGCGAGCGGTTGCGGGAGCGGGCCGCGGCTGCACGTGTGCATGGTCCAGTCCGCGGGCGCATGGTGCAACACGCTCCCGCCGACAAATCCGCTCGCTCCGGTTACCAGGACAGTTTTCGCCATCGAATGGTCCAATCCGTTTCCGCCCGCGCGGGCGGCGCCTTTTCAGGCGGGGTTCGCGTCAGCCGGAGGCCGCGTCGCTGCGGCGGCGATCGTTCCGGGTGTGAATGCGCTGGATCTGCCAGCAGAGGAAGATCATCAACACGACAAACAATACGGACATGCTGAGCCCGAGCATATTGACGTTTCGAATCTGGTCGGCGGGCGCCCGCCCTTCCATCAGATACGGGATGACGAGTTCCTGGGCCACCGGGCCAATACTGCCGATGCCGTTGACCAGGCCGGCTACCGCCACGCCGTTGCGTTCGCCGGCCACCGAGACGGCCGCGGCGCCGCAAAGCAGGGTGTCCGGACCGTAGAGCATGAAGCCGACGAGCCCGAAGCAAATTGCCAGCATGATGGGGTTGGCGCCAAATTGCAGGACGGTAACGTAGCCGGCGACGAGCCCGACCGCCATGATGAGGGTGATGCGCTCCCAGCGCCCGCGAAAGAGCCAGTCCAGGGCGACGCCCGCGACGATCGCGCCGCCGAGCCCCGCGAAATCAAGGATGCCGGAGTAGTAGGAGGCTTTGTCGACCTCCATGCCCTGGATATACAGGAAGGTCGGGAGCCAGGAGTCCAGCGCGTAGCGGAGGAACTTGATGCAGAAATAGGCGATGCCCATCATCGGCACGATGGGGTTGATCACGATGTGGAGATAGTCGCGGAAGGTCACGGACTCTTCCGTAGACGCCTGCACCGCGTTGTCCTCGTCGCCCTCGCCATGGCTGACGATGGGATCGAGCCCAACGTCTTCCGGTTTGTCCCGTTGCCAGAAATAGACGATCCACCAGACGAAAAAGGCGGCCAGGGTGCATCCCCAGAAGGCGTAGGGCACGCCGTAGTGGTAGAGCATGTATCCCGCGATGGCTTTTACCACCAGGTTGCCGAGGAGGTAGCTTGTGGACCAGAAGCCCATGATGGTGCCGCGCTCTTTCTTGCGCAGCCATTCGGCGATGCCGCCCACGGCGCCCGGCCAGCCCGCGGCCTGGACCAGGCCATTGAAAAACATGAACACAATGAACGTGGAGAGGGAGTTCGCGAAGCCGAAGACGACGTTGATCGCGATCGAGAGGCCCAGCCCGCCGAGCAGCAGGGCGCGCGGGCCGTATTTTCGCCCGACAAAGCTGTTGACGAACTGGCCGATCATGTAGGCGACGAGGTAGGCGGTCCAGATGTAGGCGACGCCGTGCACGCTGAAGCCGTAGTCGCCTCCAGCATCCATCAATACGGGTTTGGCGGAACCGAACACCTTGCGGACCAGATAGAAGCCCGCGTAGGCCAGGTAGGTGGAAAGGAGAATCTTGATGCGCCAGATATGCTGGTCGCGATTCAGCGGCTTCAGGGCAACGGACACGCTATACTCCCGGTCAGGGGCCGTGACGCTGGAACGCGCGATCACTACGCGAACCGGCGCGGCGCCTGGACAATTCGAGCGGCGTGTTTCCCCAACCGAAGCGCGTGCGCGCTTCGCCCGTCGTGCGGCCACGCCCGGTGAAGGCGGTATAGTACCCGCTCAAGCGCGGAACTGCAACCCGGCGGACGCGCGTCAGGCCGGCAGGCCGTCGAGCGCCTCGGCGAAACGCGCGATGAGGTCATCGGTCGGTTCCAGGCCGATCGAAACCCGGACCAGCCACCGGGAGACGCCGTGGCTTTCCGCCCATTCCAGTTCGTCGAAGTGCGCGAGGAGCGTGTAGGGGCACGCCATCGAGAAGTCATTGCCCAGACTCGGGCCCTTCGATATGCGCAGGCGATCATAGAAGATTGGCGCACTGGCCTCCGGGTGCTTCAGCAGCAGAGAGAAAAGTCCGCCATAGCCCCCATCCGCGCGGCGGATCCGGTCGTAGGCGGCGCGGATGGTGAATTTCGGGTAGTAGACCCGGTCGACGGCGGGTTGCGCCGCGAGCCAGTCGCAAAGTTGCTCCGCCGTGGCGTTCATCGCGCGCACCCGCTCTTCGAAGACCCGCGAATTGTGCTCCAGCACCACCGCATCCTCGGCCCAGAGGAGGTCCTCGAAATGCCGCGCCATGTGCATCTGAAAAGGCACATTGAACGCGCTGCCCGGATTGAGCGCGAGTGCGCCCGCCATGACATCGCCCACGCCGGAAAAGGCCTTGGTCAGGCTCGTGACGATGATATCCGCGTGCGGAAACGGCTGGATGTTCACGCAGGTCGCGGCGGTATCGTCCACGATGAGCGGGACTTCGTGCTTGCGGGCCAGGGCCGCGAGATCAACGAGATCGCAGCCGTGCAGGAGCGGATTGCCCGGGAACTCGCAGACGATAGAGGATACCGGGCCGCGCTCAAGGAGGCTGCGCACTTCGTCGAGATTGTAGTCCGGGACAAAGTAGTTGCCGGGGCCTTCCACGGTCTGGATCTTGAACACATCGACGTAGGGAAAGCCGAGCTGGATGCTGCGCGCTTCCGGGCGGCGTTCCTGGGCCATGTGAAGCGCGCGGCTGACGGCGGCCATGCCGGATGGGAACAGCCATACGCCGGCGGCATCGACGCCGGTCAGCGCCGCGATCCGCTGGCGGACCGTTTCGCGGGCGGCCAGGCC
It includes:
- a CDS encoding MFS transporter, with amino-acid sequence MSVALKPLNRDQHIWRIKILLSTYLAYAGFYLVRKVFGSAKPVLMDAGGDYGFSVHGVAYIWTAYLVAYMIGQFVNSFVGRKYGPRALLLGGLGLSIAINVVFGFANSLSTFIVFMFFNGLVQAAGWPGAVGGIAEWLRKKERGTIMGFWSTSYLLGNLVVKAIAGYMLYHYGVPYAFWGCTLAAFFVWWIVYFWQRDKPEDVGLDPIVSHGEGDEDNAVQASTEESVTFRDYLHIVINPIVPMMGIAYFCIKFLRYALDSWLPTFLYIQGMEVDKASYYSGILDFAGLGGAIVAGVALDWLFRGRWERITLIMAVGLVAGYVTVLQFGANPIMLAICFGLVGFMLYGPDTLLCGAAAVSVAGERNGVAVAGLVNGIGSIGPVAQELVIPYLMEGRAPADQIRNVNMLGLSMSVLFVVLMIFLCWQIQRIHTRNDRRRSDAASG
- a CDS encoding PLP-dependent transferase, whose protein sequence is MTRNLLTDPCWRADDLGAPLPDSPHATSVALPCWDHVVGYEEGRPEIVESLQLGYPRFVLHPQVAELFATLENRLGQPGERCFAFPSEKVAERCAHFLAVRGWEGVRQCPWESSGVHAVFFPEAAFRDAKAFWQHFGKVISSRRAEAALSHRPAPAHGLAARETVRQRIAALTGVDAAGVWLFPSGMAAVSRALHMAQERRPEARSIQLGFPYVDVFKIQTVEGPGNYFVPDYNLDEVRSLLERGPVSSIVCEFPGNPLLHGCDLVDLAALARKHEVPLIVDDTAATCVNIQPFPHADIIVTSLTKAFSGVGDVMAGALALNPGSAFNVPFQMHMARHFEDLLWAEDAVVLEHNSRVFEERVRAMNATAEQLCDWLAAQPAVDRVYYPKFTIRAAYDRIRRADGGYGGLFSLLLKHPEASAPIFYDRLRISKGPSLGNDFSMACPYTLLAHFDELEWAESHGVSRWLVRVSIGLEPTDDLIARFAEALDGLPA
- a CDS encoding sugar nucleotide-binding protein translates to MAKTVLVTGASGFVGGSVLHHAPADWTMHTCSRGPLPQPLANVVHHAMDICDRAATADLVAAVRPDAILHIAAIANIDYSEAHQAEAAAINTESTRRLAALAALHGARFVFCSTDNVFDGKEGLYSENAPVNPVNFYGRTKVAAEVLVHDALENHAIARVALVIGLPLGGAGNSFLAKMEASLRQGDEIHIPENEVRSPVDVITLGKSLVELAENDFRGVINLAGSTRLNRCDMARQIARKLGCSENLVVPINSNDFEGRAPRPDDVSLDNALARDVLKTPMCDLDRALNLIFGN